CACGCGCGGTCCCTCGACTGAGCGGGCAAGCTCGGCCTTCTCGGCATTGGTGAGCAGGATCGCGGGCTTGCAGTCGTCGACGCGCAGGCGCAGCGCGTCCGGGCCGAACAGCGTGAACAGCGGCACCGAGACCGCGCCCTGCAGCATTGCCCCGAACAGGCACACGTAGAACGGCAAGGACGGCTCGAACATGAAGGCAATGCGCTCGCCCTTGGCCACCCCGGCGGCATCGAGCCAGTGCGCGAAGCGCGCCGCGCCCGCAGCGATCTCGTCGAAGCTGAGGATCTCGTTTTCGCCATCGGCATGCGCGACGCGCACCGCCGCGCGGCCCGAGCCGTCGGCATGGCGCAGGATCGCCTCGTTCGCGATATTGAATTGCGCGCGGGTGCCATCGAACAGGTCCCACAGCGCCGCGGAATTCGCATGCGCCTGCGCATCGGCATAGCTGGTGAAATCGCTCAACAGAGCCATCGGCCGCTCCTCCCCGGGCGAGTCGCCCCTTGTTATGGCCAAGCTATGTCACGTCCCGCTTGATGTTGTAAATAATGAATGTTATTCTATATATTGAACAACAAGGCCTCGTCATGACCGATCCTCTCGAAACTGCCGTCAAGGCCAGCAAGGCCCCCGCCATCGCCCGCGCCGCCGCGATCCTGCGCCTGCTCGGCCGCAGCGAGACACCGCTCGGGCTCCAGCCGATCGCCCGCGAACTGGGACTGGTGCCCTCGACCTGCCTCTACGTCCTGCGAGCGCTGGTGGAGGAGGAACTGGTCAGCCTCGATCCGGCAACCAAGCGCTATGCGCTGGGAGCGGGCGTGCTCACGCTTGCGCGGCACTGGCTGCAGCGCGATCCCTTTGCCAGCCTGGTGCAACCGGTGATCGAAGAAATCGCGCTTCACCAATCAGTTACCTGTGTCGCGGTCGAGATATCCGGACTTGAGCGGATCACCGCCGTGGCCGTCGCGGAGGGGGCGGGAAACTTCCGCCTCTCCACCGAAGTGGGCAGCCGCTTCCCTGCCCTCATCAGCGCGACCGGGCGCTGCATCGTAGCCTTCGGCGGCCACGAGATCGAGCGGCTGCGCGCGCGCTTCGAGAAGCTGCGCTGGGACAATCCGCCCGGTTTCGAGCAGTGGAGCGAACAGGTCGCCGAGACCCGTAGGCGCGGATACGCGGTGGACGAGGGACATTACATCGCCGGCGTCACGGTCCTCGCCGCACCCGTCTACCGCGCGAGCGGCGCGCCCTCGCATGCACTCATCGCCCTGGCGTTGTCGCGCGCGCTCGATGGCAAAGCCATGGACGGGCTGGGCAATGCTCTGGTGGCCGGAGCGCAGACGGTGACCCGCCAGCTGGGCGAAGGATGAGGCCGAGGCGCTATGCCCCTCGAATGTCC
This sequence is a window from Novosphingobium aureum. Protein-coding genes within it:
- a CDS encoding IclR family transcriptional regulator gives rise to the protein MTDPLETAVKASKAPAIARAAAILRLLGRSETPLGLQPIARELGLVPSTCLYVLRALVEEELVSLDPATKRYALGAGVLTLARHWLQRDPFASLVQPVIEEIALHQSVTCVAVEISGLERITAVAVAEGAGNFRLSTEVGSRFPALISATGRCIVAFGGHEIERLRARFEKLRWDNPPGFEQWSEQVAETRRRGYAVDEGHYIAGVTVLAAPVYRASGAPSHALIALALSRALDGKAMDGLGNALVAGAQTVTRQLGEG